In Sphingopyxis macrogoltabida, the sequence CGCCGATGGCGCCTTGCCCGGTATCGCATGACCGGCTGGCTCGACATCAGGCGCGGCGAAGCGCCGCTGGCGATCGCCTTTCCGCACGGCGGCACCGGGCTTGCAGGGCTCGACGAACAATATGTTTCGCCCTGGCTTGCGCAGCTCGATACCGACTGGTGGATCGCCGACCTCTACGCCTTCGCCGCCGATCTGGGGGCCACGCTGGTCGCCACGGACATCTCGCGCAGTGTCATCGACATGAATCGCGATCCGTCGGGCGCCTCGCTCTACCCCGGGCAGGCGACGACCGAGCTTTGCCCGACGACGACCTTCGACGGCGATCCGCTCTATCGCTTCGGCGAACCCGACGAGGCGGAAATCATGCAGCGTCTGAACCTCTACCACCGCCCCTATCATGAGGCGCTGGAGGCGGAACTCGCCCGCCTGCGCGCGCTTCACGGCCGCGTCGTCCTCTACGACGCCCACTCGATCCGCAGCCATGTTCCGCGGCTGTTCGACGGCGAACTGCCGCAGTTCAACATCGGCACCAACGGCGGCGCCACTTGCGATCCCGCGCTCGAAACCACCGTCGCGGCGATCTGCGCGACCAGCGGCCGCAGCCATGTCGTCAACGGCCGCTTCAAGGGCGGCTGGACGACGCGCCACTACGGCCGCCCCGACGAGGGTATCCACGCGATCCAGATGGAACTCGCGCAGCGCGGCTACATGGCCGAGCCCGCCGAACTCACCGACGCCAACTGGCCCTCTTCCCTCGACCCCCGCCCCGCGATCCGGCCCGTGCTCGAACAGGTGATCGCCGCGACCCTCGACTTTGCGAAAGGACAAGCATGACCACCCGTCTCGACAACAGCCGGATCATCAAGGCGCCCACCGGCACCGAACTCAACGCGAAAAGCTGGCTCACCGAAGCGCCGCTGCGCATGTTGATGAACAATCTGCATCCCGACGTCGCCGAGCGCCCCGAGGAACTCGTCGTCTATGGCGGCATCGGCCGCGCCGCGCGCGACTGGGAAAGCTA encodes:
- the hutG gene encoding N-formylglutamate deformylase, which gives rise to MTGWLDIRRGEAPLAIAFPHGGTGLAGLDEQYVSPWLAQLDTDWWIADLYAFAADLGATLVATDISRSVIDMNRDPSGASLYPGQATTELCPTTTFDGDPLYRFGEPDEAEIMQRLNLYHRPYHEALEAELARLRALHGRVVLYDAHSIRSHVPRLFDGELPQFNIGTNGGATCDPALETTVAAICATSGRSHVVNGRFKGGWTTRHYGRPDEGIHAIQMELAQRGYMAEPAELTDANWPSSLDPRPAIRPVLEQVIAATLDFAKGQA